The DNA window CCTGCCGGACGGCGCGCTGATGCAGCGTGCCGGCCAGTCCGGCGCCAACGCGGCGCTCGACATGCTGCCGTTCTCCACCAACCACGCCAAGGTGCTGGTGCTCGCCGGTCCCGGCAACAACGGCGGCGACGCGCTGGAGGCGGCCGCGCATCTGGCCTACGCCGGCGCCAACGTCACGGTGCTGCACTACGCGCCCATCGGCGAGCCCTCGGCCGAACGCCAGACGGCGCTCCAGCGCGCGCGCGTCAGCGACGTGTCGTTCGCCGATGTTGCCGATACCGATAGTTACGGCGGTTCCGCCGATTCCACCGGGACGGCCGGCGGCGCCGAGGCGCTGGTGGCCGGCGTCGACTGGAACCTTGTGGTCGACGGCCTGTTCGGCATCGGCCTGAAGCGGCCGCTGGACGGCGCGATGCGGGCGCTGGTGGAAGCGGTCAACCTGCTCAAGTGCCAGGTGCTGGCGCTGGACGTGCCCAGCGGCCTGGACGCCGACACCGGCGCCATCGTCGGGCCGGACGGCGTGGCCGTGCGCGCCACGCACACGATCACCTTCATCGGCGACAAGCCGGGTCTGCACACCTGCGAAGGCCGCGATCACGCCGGCCTGGTGGACGTTGCGCGGCTGGAGATCGACGCCGCCCTGTTCCCGCCGGCCAGCATGCATGTGAACGACGTCAAGTTGTTCTCGCGCCATCTGCGGCCGCGCCAGCACAGTTCGCACAAAGGCAGCTATGGCAACGTGGCGGTGATCGGCGGCGCGCTCGGCATGGCAGGCGCGCCGTTGCTGGCCGCGCGCGCCGCGCTGCACGGCGGCGCCGGCCGGGTCTATGCGCTGTTTGTCGACGAGCCGCTGCCCTGCGACGCCGGCCAGCCGGAGGTGATGTGCCGTGGCGCGGGCGATTTCGATCTGGAGACGGCGACCCTGGTGATCGGGCCGGGGCTGGGGGCGTCGTCGGCGGCGGCCGCGCTGCTGGGGCGCGCCGTCGCTTGCGATGGCGCCCTGCTGGCGGATGCGGACGCGCTCAATCTGATCGCGGCCACGCCGTCGTTGCGGGAAGCGCTGGCTCAGCGCAAACACCCGGCTGTACTGACGCCGCATCCGCTGGAGGCGGCGCGGTTGCTCGAGTGTTCGGTTGGCGAGGTCCAGGCGGACCGGGTGCTGGCGGCGCGCAAGCTGGCGGCGGCCTTGAACGCGGTGGTGGTGTTGAAGGGTTCGGGGACGGTGATCGCCGCGCCGACTGGCGGGGTGGTCGTCAATACCACCGGTAATCCGGCGCTGGCGACCGCAGGTACCGGCGACGTGCTGGCGGGGTTGTGCGGCAGTCTGATGGCGCAAGGCTGGCCGCAGTGGGAGGCGGCGCTGGGCGCCGTGTGGCTGCACGGCATGGCGGCCGATGTGCTGGTCGCCGACGGCGCCGGGCCGATCGGGTTGACCGCCGGCGAATTGATACCGGCGATCCGGGTGGCGTTGAACCGGATGGTGCAGCACCACGGGCGGTAAATG is part of the Oxalobacteraceae bacterium OTU3CAMAD1 genome and encodes:
- a CDS encoding NAD(P)H-hydrate dehydratase, coding for MNRLYSVAEIRAIEHAAAAVLPDGALMQRAGQSGANAALDMLPFSTNHAKVLVLAGPGNNGGDALEAAAHLAYAGANVTVLHYAPIGEPSAERQTALQRARVSDVSFADVADTDSYGGSADSTGTAGGAEALVAGVDWNLVVDGLFGIGLKRPLDGAMRALVEAVNLLKCQVLALDVPSGLDADTGAIVGPDGVAVRATHTITFIGDKPGLHTCEGRDHAGLVDVARLEIDAALFPPASMHVNDVKLFSRHLRPRQHSSHKGSYGNVAVIGGALGMAGAPLLAARAALHGGAGRVYALFVDEPLPCDAGQPEVMCRGAGDFDLETATLVIGPGLGASSAAAALLGRAVACDGALLADADALNLIAATPSLREALAQRKHPAVLTPHPLEAARLLECSVGEVQADRVLAARKLAAALNAVVVLKGSGTVIAAPTGGVVVNTTGNPALATAGTGDVLAGLCGSLMAQGWPQWEAALGAVWLHGMAADVLVADGAGPIGLTAGELIPAIRVALNRMVQHHGR